One Nicotiana tomentosiformis chromosome 4, ASM39032v3, whole genome shotgun sequence genomic window carries:
- the LOC138910031 gene encoding uncharacterized protein produces MHPSENGGTMLVPVAFDGTGYKSWRRGVLRALSLKNKVGFITGNVKKPNVGHATFDQWERCDDMVTSWILNSLSKDLADSLQYIRDAKELWQELEDRYDQTNGAKLYQLHKEISDLSQGTFNITGYYTKMKKFWKELNTLNAHAQRNCICTHGAKANMHKAEQDRRLIQFLMGLNEVYTVGRGSTLMMNPLPSIAQAFFILIQEEK; encoded by the coding sequence ATGCATCCGTCAGAGAACGGCGGAACGATGCTGGTGCCGGTGGCTTTCGACGGTACCGGTTATAAATCCTGGAGGAGAGGAGTACTTAGGGCGTTATCACTGAAGAACAAGGTAGGATTTATCACAGGAAATGTTAAGAAACCAAATGTGGGTCATGCCACTTTTGATCAATGGGAACGATGCGACGATATGGTCACTTCGTGGATTCTCAACTCATTGTCGAAAGATTTGGCTGATAGTCTGCAATACATTAGGGATGCGAAGGAATTATGGCAGGAATTGGAAGATAGATATGACCAAACCAACGGTGCTAAGTTGTATCAGCTTCATAAGGAAATTAGTGATTTAAGCCAAGGAACTTTTAACATCACTGGCTACTACACTAAAATGAAGAAGTTTTGGAAAGAACTTAATACCCTAAATGCACACGCTCAACGCAATTGCATCTGTACCCATGGAGCTAAGGCAAACATGCACAAGGCAGAACAGGATAGAAGATTAATTCAGTTCCTAATGGGGTTGAATGAGGTATACACTGTGGGGAGAGGCAGTACTTTGATGATGAATCCACTACCTAGCATTGCACAAGCATTTTTCATACTCATTCAAGAGGAAAAATAG